A single region of the Gracilibacillus caseinilyticus genome encodes:
- a CDS encoding MFS transporter: MKYYAFLLLLGIGISNIGEWIYFLALNLIVLDKTSSPLAVTGLYLIKPIATLLTNLWAGSLIDRLNKRHLMIFLDLFRVLVIFSLLFTEDLITIYAAVLIVNMSSAIFEPVSITYMTKLIPETSRQQFNSILSLVTSGAFFIGPAISGLLFLISDPEMAILINAVALLFSGMITWLLPNVDMDQRKDSMNKKFSSKLLREDWHMVFTFSQKHKHIMGIYLLSSCVMVILPSGIDSLEVSFTKVVLSLSNSEYSILVSIAGMGIVVGALINTLIGSKVAIYILIGAGTIFVSIGYIIYAYSSSFLSASVGFFSLAFFISFANTGILTYFQYNIPVYMMGRIASMFQFFEAVLIMLVTTLIGVAAEKISIQISVQIGGWVMTLLAIALVWSIYKGFSYAKWQE, from the coding sequence ATGAAATATTATGCATTTCTATTACTTTTAGGTATTGGCATATCAAATATTGGCGAATGGATATACTTTCTTGCTTTAAACTTGATTGTGTTAGATAAGACATCCTCACCACTTGCAGTTACTGGCTTATACTTAATAAAACCTATCGCAACGTTATTGACAAATCTTTGGGCTGGAAGTTTGATAGATCGATTAAATAAGCGTCACTTAATGATCTTTCTTGATTTATTTAGAGTACTGGTAATATTTTCATTACTATTCACAGAGGATCTTATCACCATTTACGCAGCTGTACTTATCGTCAACATGTCAAGCGCAATATTCGAACCAGTATCGATCACTTATATGACGAAATTAATACCAGAAACCAGCAGACAACAGTTTAATTCTATTTTAAGTTTAGTGACATCGGGTGCATTCTTTATCGGGCCAGCGATTTCAGGTCTACTATTTTTAATAAGTGACCCAGAAATGGCGATTTTAATCAATGCGGTAGCATTATTATTTTCAGGTATGATCACTTGGCTGCTGCCAAACGTAGACATGGATCAAAGAAAAGATTCGATGAATAAAAAATTTTCCTCAAAGCTATTAAGAGAAGATTGGCATATGGTGTTCACATTCAGTCAAAAACATAAGCACATTATGGGTATTTATTTACTAAGCAGCTGTGTAATGGTCATACTGCCGAGTGGCATTGATTCTCTCGAAGTGTCTTTTACAAAAGTGGTACTGTCTTTATCCAATAGTGAATATAGTATCCTGGTATCCATTGCTGGCATGGGAATTGTTGTCGGAGCACTCATTAATACACTCATTGGCAGTAAAGTCGCTATATATATTTTAATTGGGGCTGGCACGATCTTTGTTTCCATCGGGTACATCATCTATGCTTATTCTAGTTCATTCTTGTCGGCATCGGTTGGATTTTTTAGTCTCGCGTTTTTCATTTCCTTTGCAAATACAGGCATTCTTACATACTTTCAATATAATATTCCGGTCTATATGATGGGAAGAATTGCTAGTATGTTTCAATTTTTTGAGGCTGTCCTCATTATGTTGGTTACTACTTTGATAGGTGTTGCAGCCGAAAAAATTTCTATTCAAATCAGCGTGCAAATAGGTGGATGGGTGATGACATTGTTGGCCATAGCCTTAGTATGGAGTATTTATAAAGGATTCTCATATGCTAAATGGCAGGAGTAA